TCTTTTTTCAATGTATCCTGCATCTATATAATTACCATCATGTTTGTTCTACACCACAGTTATCCAGAAAACATCAAACCAGAGTCTGAGGTGGAACCAAAGACAATGACCATTGGCATGAACAATGTATTTGAAGTTGGCTGTGGTATCCTTTTGACTTTCCTGACAGGTCTTATCTATAAGTGAAATGATTTGATAGTATAGGCATTCAGGAATAATAACAATCAAACATAAATGTTGCCTTAACTAACAACCAACAGTATCACAAGCCCTGAAAATTGGGGACAACAACGTCATTGAATCCAAAGGTTGGATGTGGgctttcttcttgtatttttgaATGCATTTTCATGTATGAGCAACCCACGTATGCAAAGTAGCATGGGAGATTTAGAGAAATTGTCACTCACCGTATCAAATATCCTCTATTTCGTTCTCTAGCTGACGTTGGTAGGAATGTGATCCTCACCAGTGGCTGTATCATTGGAGCCTTCTGTCAGGTCAACACGTGTGAAGTCATTCCTGAAAACACGGTCATCTACGGCTCTGGATGTATGAGGCGGGTTCAGACGGAGAGACCACAGGTACCACAGCATTCCATTACATTTTTCGGCTAGACCATTACAATGTAGGTTTATTTGTAGACAGTCAGAGAGGTGTTGCTCTAACACATTGGTAACAAGAGGCTTTTGTCTATGGATCTGTTTTATAGTAGATGCAATTTTAGCCCATGTATTTATTCTAGGCAGTTCCTTTCTTATAAGTGTCCCAACTGTTGTCATAATGATAACACAACACTTTATGTGAACATTTACTATGTGCTGGCAGATTTCAACAGCATACCTTTCCTGCTTAATTAAATACAAACCATGTGGACCAAATAGCCTTTAGTTTTGATTCATGTTGGTTTATGTACTTAAAGCCTAAGGGGTGAGCAGTACACCAATACTATTGCCAAAAACACACATCAGATTATGTGAATATGCCTATTTTAAACATGACTGTGAAACACTGTGCTTAATGGTTAGTCCCTGCTCTAAATTATTAAACATGTTGGTTCATATAATATAATCTTGCCCATTTTGAAATGGCTATTTCATGTCTTACAACTTTGACATAAACTACAATAAGTTTAAAAATACAATACTATCACATATGTATCAAAATGCAATATATTATCTTAATAACAGTGGGCATATTTTTCCTGTTCAGGAAAATACTATAACACATGGCCATTGTCTGAGTTTGAAAGCATTGTGAAAAACAACACTTATGTCttcaatttattttttaaatccttacAGCCCCAGACTCTTCAACTCGACTTTCTGATGAAGATTTTGCCAAACTACCACCATTTGAAGAAAACTGTTAAAGCTGGCCACAACGCCAGCTAAATGGAAATGTTCCCCTTTTTTTTTGTTCATTGTTAATGGCTAGCAAACCCATATTTAAATACCACATTCTGGCAGGTAGTATGAATGTATATGACCATATAATATAGCTTCATCAGGAAAATGTCTCTTGATAAATATTTTCTAATATAACCGCAACAGCTGATTAAGTTTTTCCTCTTTATCTTGCTGTGCTGATGTACCCTTTTCTATGATTCATTAAATAACCTAAAAAATGCTGACACTGTGTGTATGCTCATTTATGATTACAGTGGCTACCTCTAATGTCATTGCTAGGTTGTATAGTACAGCGAGAACACATACTGTAGCAAATTTCCGAATACTTTCCGTGTATATCCACATTTACCAACACTAAATTCATTAGAATTGTTGTCACTGTAGTCATAAATCAAGCAGAGGCCGTTTACTGTAACAGTGTAATTTATTAAAATAAGTTCAAGTATTTTAAACCACTATGGCATGTTGCTgcaaagaatgtaaatactttgaaatgaaatgagaagtAATGTCCAAGCTGGATAAGAGACCTCCATGTGATGCACAGCACAACACACACCTGTCTTCTGCTATTCCTATTAAAAAGATGGAAGGCTGCAATAAGGGGAGGACTGCTGCCTTTTGAAATAATACTAACAAGTAATTTGATACTATAAAATTAAGAAAAAAGTATTAACACAGTTCAACCTCATTTACATTTGAACAGCACCCCTTCAAGGATGATGGTTTCGGTACGGGCCTTCAGCGTCCTTAAAGGGTCTTGGTACTCTTTTCCTCCAGTTATCACTGatcaataaactcaaatgattCCACTACACAGTTTCTATTCACACCCTGTTATACAGTACCACTTATCAAAATAACCCAGTTTTGATACAacaaacaggtaaaaagtcttTGTATTTTTGTGTGGCCGGGGTCTCCATCTTCAGCCATTTTGGATTTACAGATTCTGTCACTCCTCTGAGGCCATGAGGCAGCGAGGGAACGGATCTCACTTCTTAGAGGGAACACCATCTGTGTAGTCCTCCAACACGCCGGCCAAATGGTTGTTGTGTGTCTTGAAGTTTCTCTTCTTCTGCCCACCTTTCTTCCTCTTATGAATTGGTAACTGCAGGGAGAAGGTGAACATCATCAGCAGAGATTCAAGATGATTGATTCACAAACTTTAAAAATGTTGAAACCTTTTTTCTAGTATAATAAATCAGGGAAAGTATATTCAAATGTTGGGCATTAGAATAATAAAGAGAGCAGATGgggaaaccaggggacactgaCCACTTTCTTTGGTCCTGTTTCTTGCATGGAGGAGATGCCTTGCTTTTTCAGGTATTCGTCAATCTTTTCGTCATCTATGGAATCCACGGGAACGCTCCTCCACAATTTCTGGAATTCTAcaattgaatacattttttagCAAGAAGCACACCGATTGACCAGCTGGACACCTTATATTTCATGATGTTaaccaaacaaacacaaaaaaacCTGGATGAACTGAACAAAAGAAATATGAAAGTAAgcttgacattttttttttatagatcTATAATTATATCTGCAAAGACAtaaacttgaattattattgccTGTATATGCTCTTGAATAACCAATTAAAAAACTTCGAAAAAACACCCAACATCCAAATCTTTTAGGTACAGAGATTCATTTCAGAAATACTTCACAGACAGCCTTAGAACACAGACTTCTTCTCACCTTCGTCTACTGTAAACTGGCAGTGCTTGTCATTGTAGAATAGGATCTTCTTTTTATCCGGTCGTGTCACAAAGATGATCTGATCCCCCAAAGCCTGCGAACACACGAGAGCTCATATCTCTGCTAATCCTCATTTTGTATCCTCCATGGTGTTTACTCATTATACAAAGGTGTGAGACACAACTGTATGGGGTGCTTAGCATAAATAACATTAATGTGTGTTACCTTGATGGCCTTGGCGGAGTTGGGCAACCCCTCCTCGACGTCGTCCAGCAGCACGCCTCCCAGGCCCAGCTGGTCGTGTTTGTCCAGCAGCCTCAGTAACGCTTTCTTGTCCTTCAGGTTGTACTTGGGCTTGAAGCCGTAAGACCCATCCCGGACGTCAATTTTTGGGTTGTTGGCCAGAGCCTGATGGTTTCAGAGAGTGAAGAAGTAGATGTCAGGTCATACATCTCTAAGTCTCTTATTATCAGGGAACTACACGTACATACTGTGCATAAAACATGCAGGTTGTGCATCAAACTGGCCACCGTGTTGTCATGACCTGAACACCATATGAACCAGGGAGGGGGAGGGccccatctagtggctgaatcTTATCAGTTACCAATTGCACCTTGAACTTTTCGACAAGCTTGGGGTTGTACAGTATATAGGGATTAAACAATTATGTGATGTAAATATGATTTATGGTTTATTTAATACTAGTTTGCAAATCTTAATACTATTCATTCATTTTGTGGTACCATTAAAATCTTTAGAATTGTAATTATGTAATTACTTTTATATAACACAGAGCTAACACGTGGAAAGATAAACTCTAAAACCACAATTAAATCAGTTATTTTCTTAAGTTCATATTGTTTTTCTACTTTTAACAACAAGAAGTTATTGAACGTTTTTCAGATGTGTCATCAGCATTTTCTCTCTCACTTCTCAATGGCATTCTTCATTTGCAACATACAGTACAGGGGGTTGTGACTCACATCAGCCCACGGATGACTTTGAGGGAATATAAGTGTTCTGGAGATTTTAGCTTTAAAGCAGGCGAGTGAAATGTTGTAGGAATAGGACATGACTACTCCTGAACTAAAGAGCAGCATAAAACCGAAGTCCAGAAACACACCTCAGTCATAAGCCACTGCTTCTGTTTCATGCTGATGTCCAGAAGTTTGGTCTCATCCAGAATCTCTTCTAGGTTCAGGTGGTGTGTATCACCATTCTGATGTCTTGTCTGAGAGTGAAGGAGAGAGATGCACATGACCAGTCAACAACATTTGAAATGACAGTTCACATTTAAATGTACGTAATTATTAGCTCCCATCTTTGACAGCGTTTCAGCCAAATGTCTACGGTAATCTTGTGCCTTACATCTAACTGTCATGTTATGTTACATGGATTCAAACAGTTTATTCAACAGATGGCACAAAAAGTGAacacattaaaagaaaatctgacaACTTGAGTGTGGGAGATGAGTCAGAGAGGGACTGTGACGGGTCCGGGCAGCCTTTCAGAATCACAGCATGAAAAACAAGCTGTTAACGTACCAAAAGAAAGACTGGGGACCAAATGTTACACAGCGACACAACTGACTCACTGGGCTGACACACAACAAGAGCTTCTAAAGTGCTTTAATGGAGATGACGACAACCTTCAAATCTAGCAATTAAATAGATGCTGTTGGGAAAGCTTCAATGAGACTGAATTAAATATTTGATTAATATGCAGAGGAGAAAAATATTAACACAATCACCAGTACATTGATGAAGAATGTTCCTTTCAAAGAGGAAGAGGTACGTACCTTCATATAATTGACTATCTTGGCCAGGCAGCCAAACTTGTACCCAGAGCTCGTCTTGATGTTAAATTTGCCATTACTAGACTCTGAGGAGAAAAGAGAAGGAGCGGTTATGGAAAGATATTTAAATGTCACATTGTTTGTGAAAGCCTATTAGTTTCTACTAAAAAGTATCACTCTTTTTTAAAAGGGTACAAACACATGCCCAGGATGTCCTCGTACAGTGCAGCAGAGATTGATAGAGTAGCTCAAAAGAATAAAAGGAGAAGCATGTGAACAAAATGTCTACTACAGAGGACATTGGTCAATGGGCTTGGTCTCAGGAGGATATAACTCTGTAAACTtcaatatataataatacatttaattaaatgtatatagCGCTCTACAGAAGTCCCATTTAACAAACACAGTTGTACAAGAAAAACAGACTATTTAACATTCAGGTGGAGTTATGACATGGGGGGGTAGGGGTTCCAAGGGAAATGGAagtttgaagaggtgggttttgagggcTTGTTAGAAGGATGATTGGGTCGTTGATTGTCTGATGTATAGGGAGAATGTTCCAGAGCCATGGTGCGGCAGCAGAGAAGGCCCCGTCACCCCAGGTCTGGAGTCCTGGGGGTCTTTAGGGGGCTTGTGTCTCTGGACCTGAGGCAACGGGTGGGGATGTGACAGTGGACGAGGTCAGAGAGATAGGGAGGGGCCAGGTTGTTTAGGGCTTTGAAGGTGGTGAATGGTATTTTGAAGTGGATTCTGTATTTTAATGGGAgccaatggaggatgtggaggaCCGGAGTGAGGTGGTATCGGAGGGGGTTGGAGGTGAGCAGGCGGGCGGCGGAGTTCTGGACGTATTGCAGTTTGTTGGTGATTTTGTTTGGTCAACCGTAGAGTATGCTAATAGAGTAGTCGAGTCTGGAAATGATGAGGGCATGGACGAGGGTTTCAGCAGcagtcaaagtattttttgAGGAACAATTCATTTGTTAATTATATGTAGCCATTTCATTGTTATTTTTTCCTGTCCGTATATTGTAATCAttgcattttcttttttgtgtATATAATGTTTAAACTTTAATGTGTTCATGATATAAAGCCAACCCTAGAGCAACAGTATGGCTTGTTGATTACTATGGAAACTATGGAGCTCTTTTGGCACAGAGGAAACAGATATATCAGGTTGTGGCTAAAAAGTAATGATGTGTTAGCTGGATCAGCTCATTGTTAGTTTTGGTATTTTCATTGCATGTGATAACAATAAGTTAATACAGTTTATTAACAGCCTTATCATTTACTGTAACAAACATGGCCAGCTGGTCCCATTCTATGTGGGAGTCCaacaatgccccccccccccgtaatCTGTCGGAGGTCTGGACTCTCCAATCAGAGCTGTAAACAGACAGCGATACATGAATGATGCATGGTGTGGGCGGGAGCTTCTGCTGCTGAGAGCTGCACTGTGGGCAGGACGCTGACATTGTGACAGGCCGTTTAACGAATGGTGCAGAGGCAGGGCTTAAAGAAAAGAGCCAATGAGGGAGAGAGTAGCTCGTTCTGTTCGGCTGAGACGTGAGGAGCAGCAAGGAGTGGCGGAGGGGGGTGAGGGAGTGCACGAGCGACGGCTGATAGTGCGTGAGAGTGTGCTGGGGAGGAAACCGGGTCGAGGAGTGAACACAGATGAAGGAGAGAGTACGACACAGAGCAATAGGTGGAGCACCGAACACACACGAGTGCATCTGTTGACTTGCATCTTCTGGAGACTGAgccagacacacaggtgagtctGCGTATTTTCAGAATAGCATCATCCCAATaatgtgtttgacatcagcacATCATAACACACCAGAGTGATCATTTAAGCTACAGGCTGTGTGCGCATCATATACGGTTTCTGTTTGCCTGTAACCCAGCATTCACAGGGGAAATCATAAATCATTTATAGGCAGCAATTCTATGAAGCCGATTCCTTCTGCATTCAATTGCAAATCACTATATCTAACAACTAAGAATGGGAAATGTTATTTATAGTATAACAATTTCGAAGCGAAGAGCTTTAGGTGGCACTTGTAATATTTAGGCCAAGACTGGGCAAGCACGTAATGGATTAAATAAACATGGATCTGTCCGTCAGCACACTTCCCGCTGGAATACCAAACATCCAACACTGTGTTTCTGTGTCTGTTCTCATATGGATGCACTCTGTTTTGTGGAAATGCATGACTCTGTGCAAACTGCAGCTCTCAAGATAAATCAATGAGGGACTGACAGCTGTGAGGAGCCAGCCAGGGGCATTAAGAGAGCATAAGTGTATTTGGTGGGTGTGTTTGTTTGAGTGTGTTTAATGAGAGGCAGCAGAGAGCAATATATGATCCCACAACACCTTTAAAAGCCAGGCTGGGGTGGGGCTCATTTTGGGGGAGAGATAACAGATGCTTTAGGGAGCCAATCTGTCAATGTGTATGTGACTGCTCTGACAAAAGAGGAACGGGGGGAGCAATACCAGCGGAGACAAAATAGTTAAAAGAGGTTGTTGTCATGGCAATGAGTTGAAGTGTTGATATTAGAAGCTGGGTCTGCAATAAGAGGTTGCTAAATATGGAGTTGAGTTGCATTCTGTGCACTCTGTAAACAGATGTGCGTCAGTCTGCTCTCCTAAACCACTCACAGTTAATGTAGTTATAACCTTGTGTGACCCCTTGGTAGTATTTTTTTCCGGCCTTACATAGTCCAGTTTAAATCATACCATCTGCACTTAGGCCACTTCCTGAATTGAACATTTGTTGAGACTAATGAAGTCACGACAGAGACAGGTTCTATCACATTACGGTTTCAAGTAACAAGAAAACCAGGTTACCATCTTACAAGAAGCACTCATCACCTAAACTGcactgaaatacacatatacagtatatactcTAAGATGCCACACATCTACCCTGCATACATGAATCTGTGTTTTTATACAGTTGTAGTTATACAAATGCAGAGACAATGTAACCTTATGGAATTAGCCGCCTTGTGTGAAGAGAGACACCAATGCCCCTCCAACTCAAATCATTTCTGTGGTTCCCTCAAGTAATCTAGGTCAGCTTCCCTGGTATGCGATATGAAAATATCTGTAGCtgtatgtgtgcatatgtgtgttaAGAGCATGTATGTGCTCAcacgtgaatgtgtgtgtgggcagAGACACTAGTATGCTGTGCCGTTTAAAATGGTAGGCTTTGAGTGAAAATGTCAACGGATAGCTGAAGCGACACAAATGGCCTAACAGTGTGCATACTCCAGAAATTCTACTTATTACTAGAGTAAGCTtatttttaacatttattttcagttGTTAGGGCCAAAGGGTTGCACACCAAGCACAGATGCTGCCTTCCTTTTCTACCAGGCTCAAAGAAGATGGCCTCAACAGGGTTTATGCTCAATTGCCATATAACCGTTTGCTCTAATGACAAAtggtattattatttaaattacaAGTATTCTCTAGTGAGACTAAGTCCTTGTCAAATAGTACATTAGCAAAAAAGTGAAAATGAAATTCAGGCACATGAACCGCAGAGTTTTTCTTTCTAGACATTCTTCTACCActttaattttctaatcatcTTCTCACCATGGAAACAGGTATTTTACGACCATTGTTCTCTAATTTGGTCTCCCGACTGCTGCCACCTCCTCGCAGCGATACCTAGATTCACACTGTGTCGCACGCATTAACAATCTGTCTTTCTCTACGTTCTTCTTCTTGCTTCAAACCAGATATCATGGCCAACATCACTACCACGATACACCCAGGCTATCTCCCGGGGCAGCCAGAGGCGGCGCTTCTCTCCCGTGTGTCCTTGCAGGTCCAGGAGGTCTACCCTTTCCATGATGGCTGGAATGTGGCTTGCTTTATCATCCTTCTGCTCTTCATCCTCACCGTCGTGTCTCTGGCTGCTTTGGCCGTGCTCTATGAGCTACTGGACTGTGGGTGCTGTGCCAAAGGGAAGACACATCACCAGCTACAGGAGGAGGGGCCGGGGAGCTGCGGCAAGCTCATGACCAGCATTTGCAAGGAGCCAGAATCCTGCACTGAGGTGGTAtgaggaagatgaggaagaTGGGAATTTGGGCTTCAGCTCTGAGCTGGGCAATAACACAACCATGACCCTGATGCCCTGAGAAAATAACTTCCTTGTGCCCAATAGTGGTTTCATTGCTCACAGTTTAGAGGATGCAGAGAGAGGAGATAAGGTGACCGAacaatgtaaaaaaagtcagtttgtcaCCAATTTGGAAACGAATTTCAGTAATGAGGGAATCTTCACACATTAGCGTTCACTACCACTAACACATATTGCAGACACTAAAAGCCATATTTGACTCCAGAAACACAACCAGAGAAAAAGAGAGCACCCAAGTAGTTTAATAAGTGTGGCTATTTTAGCATAAAAACACTAATAACATGCAATATCAGCTTGTTGAATGAAAATCCTTCTGCCCTGTGAGCACTGCACATACCTATGAGCCGGATGTCAATGAAAATGAGCTTCTAAGAGACATGGTAAAATGTTGTATACAGACAGAATACGCTGTCCAAATGTAAAGACTTCATTATCATTGTTTCCCAACAGGACCTGACGAACAGCAAATAAATGATCAAGCTTAGCTGGTAAATGTTGTTACTTTGAATAAAgcttgtgtttctttgttcTTTAGTTAATTGATGGCCAGTGATGTCAACATGTTTTAAAATGTCAACATTATCTCAAGTTAAGGGACACTTGGTTGCTGCACAGTGATGTAATGTATCATGtcatattacacacaatgcctAATAAATTGCCACTTCATTCTGTACCAGCCTTTTTTTTCTGTTTAGAGAAATGCTATATAAAAGGGATCAGGAAAGGTAAGATATGTAAAACATTTTAGTGTAGAGCTTAGCCTGGCCTCAAAATAATTAGAAGACGTTTATTACTGTTCCTAAAATTTTGCAACTTTCATTATAAATGTGCTTAATTACAAATCTTTCTGAACATGATCATTTGTGCTAACACTGGGCTGTACAGACCTAGCTCTGCTAGTTGGAAGTGCTTCACCATCAGGCACAGATCAGGTCAAATGCTGTTAATACTGGCCAGAAAGATGACAATATTAATGTCACAGTAACATACCCGTACTAGCGTGGACATACGTATCAAACTAGCACTGTTTCTATTTCTGTATTTACTTGTATGTACAAGTGTGTTTAACACATTGatcaaaatgcagttttttatTTAATCAACTCTTAAATGCAAACCTCGGGTCTTTAGCAACCTGAGAATATATTCAACCTTGTCTACTGTATTCATTTAAATCCATTAAACATTCAAGTCACCGGGCTTCTTTAAAACgtaacattttttaacaatgcttAACAATGTTCTGGTTTGTCTAAAAGGATTTCCTATTAGCACTACTTTTACTCCGTAAAGGTTCTAAGGTCTCTAGATACCTGTGGTATGAAAGAGGCTTGCAAATGTTATTCAAGGTAACCTGGATGCAGGTGACGAATTCTTAGGTCGTGTTTACCTGGATTGGCCAAAGGATGGCACTGTTCTGTCACTGTGAACTATGAATACACACTGACCAAATGATGGAAAAGATGTGCTTAGTGTTTATGACAGGATGGTACAGCACCTGGGTGTCAGGGTTAGAGCAGAGCAGGATGTTTTAATAATAGAGGGTTCTGACTACATTAGCCCTGACAATAAGGATGTACCTAAAGCTACTGATGATGAGGACATTGCCGTTTATGAATAAGAACATTTGAAAGAAGAACTGAAGCATGAGCATGACAACATGAGCTCAGACAATGTGAGCTTAGCATGGGGCAAATATCATGTCAAAATATTATGGAAGAAGTTGTCCAAAGGGAAGTTAAAACTGACGAGGAAACTTTGTAGCTACCTCAACCGCCTAGACCCTACTGCTATAAACATGCACATATAAACAGTAGTTTTCCTGAACAAACTTTCAATTTGGGATGCCAGAAGATCTCATAAGAGCATGGCCTTCAGCTGATGAAGTCATGATGGTGAAAAAGGAAGGAGTTACCACAACTTCCAAAAGCTGATGGATGCTCTAAAAGCATTTTGTTTTTCCAGAAACAGAATAGTTGAGGAACTCCTATAAAAACACTGAGGTGCCTCGTGTTTTCATCCACATTCAACCGCAAAATAAGAGGATCTGTGCCCGCAGTTTACTGTTACTGACTGTGaatgttgaaaaaaaaatcaatacaATATTTTTTATCCTTTACTTACCAGAGCCATGTTTGGATCCAGAGGAGCCCTCTTTCTCAACTTTGGGCTTCTTCCTTTTATGGGACCCCGAGTCAGAGGCAGCATGtctcttctctacagctggggtGGACAGAGCTCTTTTCTTGAACAGCTCCCTCTCCCTCAGTAGAGCTGGATCCATCCTGGCTGACAGAGTACAACACACATCAAAAACAGCAATGATGATAATCAGAACAAATATAGTAAGTGAGCCATTAGAAATGATGATATGGCAAACATTTCAAGTAAACCAGATTTGTTGCTATGCAAGGAGAACATCGTGAACTGTTTTCACATCTGGACAAAAACAGGTTTTCACTGTACAGGTGTTGGGGCTCTAGGGTTCAAATGTGCTGCTAAGACCGGCCTTATAGTTTGTGTTATTTAGTAATTTGATTTTGACACCGATATTTTATAATGTGCATATCGTTACAATGTAAACGAACGTGACACATCTGGATTCTGACAAAAATAATGTACAAACAGGATCAATAGCTAATCATTGAACCTAGGATTTTTAGGGACCTTGGATCACAAGCTACACAGCATTTCCTATGTCGCCCGTTTAGAAATGTAGCCTTTACTCGGACCAGCATGTAGCGTTTTCATAGTTGTTAACATCATGCCCAATCATCTCAAATTATAAGGACTCTTGCATCAAGCTTAAATGGAACATGAGATGAAAAGGCAACGAGGTAATTCCCTCTAAATGCGACGTTAAGTGTACGGCTAAGTTTACAATTTACACCAGGTAACACATAACTTTAGTCAGTCGACATTGTTCCAGGTTAGCCTGACGTTGTTGCTATATTGTGATAACGTGAACACAAACGTTATCTACTTCATCAAACGTTGATGACAAACGTTACTCTAGGTATTTGAAAGATAACATAGGTAAGCAATTGTAAAAACACAGTCTGACTCTTGGTTTGTTAGCTAGCATTAGCTTGAATATTTGTCCAATGGTATCTTGAGCACAACGTACCTGACTCTTCGTTCCTGCTCTCAGAGAAAGAGACCAGGAGGACTATCTAATTTTGGAGGATATCAAACAGAAGAAAATGCTTCCTTCCACAATGCAAGGCTTGGCTTATTTTTAAATGACAACACaacttaacgttagctaactAACTTCATACACAAAACATCTCTATTTTTCCTCATGCTTCACTTCCGTTTGTTGTTCGATTTGTCGGACATCGACAGCGAATCCTTGAACGACGTCATCACGTATGATAATtcataacattaaaaaaaaacacgaCACTGGTTTGTATCATAGACTGTATGGTTTGTATGCACATTTTTTATACACTCTTAACCCTTCTTCAAATTGACCCGATTTCCATtgtcaattaattaaaaaaatatataaggatattttcgttcaacctgaaactcaatggcccgggcttatttattgtgaaggacatgtggaattgtttttatttgtttccaCTTTATTTTTTTCCAAATGCCCACCCACATGTATGTCCTTCATAAGAGGTTCGGGTCAATCTGACTCGGATACAATACTAGGACAGACCATgggggacagacagacagagaaaaacacacacacacacacacacacacacacacacacacacacacacacacacacacacacacacacacacacacacacacacacacacacacacacacacacacacacacacacacacacacacacacacacacacacacacacacaattgtatGCATAGAGAAGCTGTCTGATCCTGTTTTCCCTTGATCTTTACCCAGTGTGTACACAAAACTATCCTacattataaacattttagatcttccagaaatgtataaacattttacattttctcgcACTGTCCCCCCTCGCACCTGCACGCCGGAGGAGGGACTAAACAGAGACATAACCTCAGTGTAGTAACAGTGTagtgcagaactacaattaTCTACCAGCAAAATGGCCAAAAGATATTTTGCTCAAAGAGCCTTGGAGCTAATAATGGATGAGAGTGAGTGGAATGCATTAGAAGAACACGGTGAAGTGGAACAGGAAGACATTTCTGAAGATGAGGATAATGTGGAGGTAAACTCAGAATTTGACAGCAAATTGGAAGATGAACTTGACTCAGGACTCAGAGCCAgctgctggaagacccccacagccagccgcaagaagaccccccagtcagcttctggaagacccccacagccagctgtgaggtctgtggaccctcaaaggactcaaagacacagactacatgcagcaactgcAACAAGTACATCTGTGCTATACACACGAAAAAGTTCTGAGCATCATGTATTTCCTAAACGGACTTGCCCATTGACTCACATGATGTTCTGCAGCGtcacttcatcaatatatttttcggatatactgtattttatgaatAGTGACTGTAATTTATATGGATGTTTCATTCTCTCTATATTTCACAGCCACATACTTTTGGATGTGTGGTTCTTGTGTTCCAATTGCTGATAAATTGCATTATTTCCTTCAGGGCTTTGATTATTATATGacagattaaaaataataaacattaatgaaaaaatgtttcatttacatttgtcctagaaaagcatgagcaaaatgtaaacctagtttttatt
Above is a window of Pseudochaenichthys georgianus chromosome 1, fPseGeo1.2, whole genome shotgun sequence DNA encoding:
- the LOC117445608 gene encoding dynactin subunit 6-like; its protein translation is MADKQNAQKSVKIAAGAVVCVESEIRGDVTIGPRTVVHPKARIIAEAGPIVIGEGNLIEEQALIINGYPENIKPESEVEPKTMTIGMNNVFEVGCVSQALKIGDNNVIESKADVGRNVILTSGCIIGAFCQVNTCEVIPENTVIYGSGCMRRVQTERPQPQTLQLDFLMKILPNYHHLKKTVKAGHNAS
- the gtf2e2 gene encoding transcription initiation factor IIE subunit beta; this encodes MDPALLRERELFKKRALSTPAVEKRHAASDSGSHKRKKPKVEKEGSSGSKHGSESSNGKFNIKTSSGYKFGCLAKIVNYMKTRHQNGDTHHLNLEEILDETKLLDISMKQKQWLMTEALANNPKIDVRDGSYGFKPKYNLKDKKALLRLLDKHDQLGLGGVLLDDVEEGLPNSAKAIKALGDQIIFVTRPDKKKILFYNDKHCQFTVDEEFQKLWRSVPVDSIDDEKIDEYLKKQGISSMQETGPKKVLPIHKRKKGGQKKRNFKTHNNHLAGVLEDYTDGVPSKK
- the smim18 gene encoding small integral membrane protein 18, with product MANITTTIHPGYLPGQPEAALLSRVSLQVQEVYPFHDGWNVACFIILLLFILTVVSLAALAVLYELLDCGCCAKGKTHHQLQEEGPGSCGKLMTSICKEPESCTEVV